The following proteins come from a genomic window of Bacteroidia bacterium:
- a CDS encoding AAA family ATPase, with protein KPKGKKPQSINQLSGGEKALTATALLFAIYLLKPAPFCIFDEVDAPLDDANVDKFNQLIQKFSQNSQFIIVTHNKRTMCYIPIIYGVTMAELGVSKVVPVDLREIEEV; from the coding sequence TAAACCGAAAGGTAAAAAGCCGCAGAGTATCAATCAGCTCTCAGGTGGAGAGAAAGCGCTTACTGCCACGGCGCTTTTATTTGCTATTTATTTGCTAAAACCTGCACCTTTCTGCATATTTGACGAAGTCGACGCGCCTTTAGACGATGCCAACGTGGATAAATTCAATCAGCTCATTCAAAAATTTAGTCAAAATTCGCAGTTCATTATTGTAACGCATAATAAGCGTACTATGTGTTATATTCCCATAATTTACGGAGTAACTATGGCGGAGTTAGGTGTAAGCAAGGTAGTACCTGTGGATTTGAGAGAGATAGAGGAAGTTTGA
- the gcvP gene encoding aminomethyl-transferring glycine dehydrogenase: protein MNTNVHYTEEFEYRHLGSEGEALQTMLKEMNVSSVEELIEQTIPASIRLKKPLSLPEPLTEYQYLHHIKKIAQKNKIFKSYIGLGYYNTITPSVILRNVFENPGWYTAYTPYQAEIAQGRLEALLNFQTMVCDLTGMSIANASLLDEATAAAEAMFMLHSEQQKTLPNAHTILVSDKVFPQTIEVLHTRANPVGITVKVVDIEKETDYTGVFAILLQYPDKTGEVKDYTELVQKAKQNKVKIIVASDLLALTLLTPPGEWGADVVVGNSQRFGVPLGYGGPHAAFFATHEEYKRSIPGRIIGVTIDAQGNPALRMALQTREQHIKREKATSNICTAQALLANMASFYAVYHGPKGLKNIAARIHAYTQALAKLLSEIGCTVRTIHYFDTLNLDHVDTNKVKSIAEANEVNFWYNPDGSINLSLDETTQIDDVLQIANIFAQAQNQTLFTIEKVKGAIHAADKLQIPDTCIRKSEYLTHPVFNRYHTEHEMLRYMKRLENKDLAMNTSMITLGSCTMKLNATTEMIPVSWAEFNQIHPFVPIEQVQGYQQIIQELEQMLSEITGFAATSLQPNSGAQGEYTGLQVIRAYHISRGEGYRNVVLIPSSAHGTNPASAAMLNMQIVVVKCDDKGNIDVTDLKAKAEQHKDKLAALMVTYPSTHGVFEESIQEICDIIHQYGGQVYMDGANMNAQVGLTSPAIIGADVCHLNLHKTFAIPHGGGGPGMGPICVAAHLADFLPTHCLIPTGGRKGISAVSAAPWGSASILLISYAYIRMLGAKGLTNATKMAIVNANYVKSRLEKHYSILYSGTNGRCAHEMIVDLREFKKYGIEALDVAKRLMDYGFHAPTMSFPVPGTIMIEPTESESKEELDRFCDALIQIRQEIREVELGIADAQDNVLKNAPHTLSMVVADEWAHKYSREKAAFPLPYVRKNKFWASVARVNDLHGDRNLVCTCPPIESYQSLEA, encoded by the coding sequence ATGAATACAAACGTCCATTATACAGAAGAGTTCGAGTATCGCCACTTAGGCAGCGAAGGTGAAGCATTACAAACTATGCTCAAAGAAATGAATGTCAGCAGTGTAGAAGAACTCATAGAACAAACCATTCCTGCATCCATTCGGTTAAAAAAGCCTCTTAGTCTACCCGAACCTCTAACAGAATACCAATACTTACATCATATCAAAAAAATTGCTCAAAAAAATAAAATATTCAAGTCTTATATTGGCTTGGGATACTATAACACGATTACTCCGTCAGTCATTTTAAGGAACGTATTTGAAAATCCAGGTTGGTACACTGCTTACACACCTTATCAAGCAGAGATCGCACAAGGCAGATTAGAAGCTCTTTTGAACTTTCAAACTATGGTCTGCGACCTGACAGGTATGTCCATTGCAAATGCTTCCTTATTAGATGAAGCCACCGCAGCCGCCGAAGCTATGTTTATGCTACACAGCGAACAACAAAAAACGCTTCCTAATGCACATACTATCTTGGTTTCAGACAAAGTATTTCCACAAACGATTGAAGTTTTACATACTCGCGCAAATCCTGTAGGTATCACTGTAAAAGTTGTTGATATTGAAAAAGAAACAGACTATACAGGCGTATTTGCTATTCTCCTACAATATCCCGATAAAACAGGTGAGGTAAAGGATTATACAGAGTTAGTTCAAAAAGCTAAACAAAACAAGGTAAAAATAATTGTAGCATCAGATTTATTAGCTTTAACCTTACTTACTCCCCCAGGTGAATGGGGTGCAGATGTAGTAGTTGGTAACTCTCAACGATTTGGCGTACCTTTAGGCTACGGCGGTCCTCATGCAGCTTTTTTCGCTACTCATGAAGAATATAAACGCTCTATTCCAGGTAGAATCATCGGCGTAACTATTGACGCACAAGGTAACCCTGCTTTACGTATGGCACTACAAACTCGCGAACAACATATCAAAAGAGAGAAAGCTACCTCTAACATCTGTACAGCCCAAGCGCTATTAGCTAATATGGCAAGTTTTTATGCGGTTTATCACGGTCCAAAGGGCTTAAAAAACATCGCCGCACGCATACATGCATATACTCAAGCTTTGGCTAAACTTTTATCTGAAATAGGTTGTACAGTCCGTACTATACACTATTTTGATACTCTTAACCTTGACCATGTAGATACAAACAAGGTTAAATCTATTGCTGAGGCTAATGAAGTTAATTTCTGGTACAATCCTGACGGTTCTATCAATTTAAGTTTAGACGAAACTACTCAAATTGATGATGTTTTGCAAATCGCTAACATATTTGCCCAAGCACAAAATCAAACCTTATTTACGATAGAAAAAGTTAAAGGTGCTATACACGCTGCCGATAAACTGCAAATTCCTGATACATGTATCCGCAAAAGTGAATATCTAACTCATCCTGTATTTAATAGATATCACACAGAACACGAAATGCTGCGATACATGAAACGCTTAGAAAATAAAGATTTAGCCATGAACACTTCAATGATTACTCTCGGTTCATGTACAATGAAATTAAATGCCACCACAGAAATGATACCTGTTTCTTGGGCGGAATTTAACCAAATTCATCCTTTTGTACCCATAGAACAAGTACAAGGCTATCAGCAGATTATTCAGGAGTTAGAGCAGATGTTATCTGAAATTACAGGTTTTGCAGCCACTTCATTGCAACCAAATTCAGGCGCGCAAGGCGAGTATACAGGTTTACAAGTAATACGGGCTTATCATATTAGTCGGGGGGAGGGGTATAGAAACGTAGTGCTTATACCTTCTTCTGCTCATGGTACAAATCCTGCATCAGCAGCTATGTTGAATATGCAAATTGTCGTTGTCAAGTGTGATGATAAGGGTAACATTGATGTAACAGACTTAAAGGCAAAAGCTGAACAGCATAAAGATAAATTAGCTGCACTAATGGTTACTTATCCTTCTACTCATGGCGTTTTTGAAGAATCTATACAAGAAATTTGCGATATAATTCATCAATACGGAGGACAAGTATACATGGACGGTGCAAATATGAATGCACAAGTCGGCTTGACTTCTCCTGCTATTATTGGGGCAGATGTATGCCATTTGAATTTGCACAAAACTTTTGCTATTCCACACGGCGGAGGAGGTCCAGGTATGGGTCCTATTTGTGTAGCTGCTCATTTAGCAGACTTTTTACCTACACACTGTTTAATTCCCACAGGGGGTAGAAAAGGAATTTCTGCGGTATCTGCGGCACCCTGGGGGAGTGCAAGCATACTACTTATTTCGTATGCTTATATTCGGATGTTGGGTGCGAAGGGACTTACTAATGCTACTAAAATGGCTATTGTCAATGCGAACTATGTTAAATCTCGTTTAGAAAAGCATTATTCTATTCTTTATTCAGGTACAAATGGGCGCTGCGCGCATGAAATGATTGTAGATTTAAGAGAATTCAAAAAATACGGTATTGAAGCCTTGGATGTAGCTAAACGCTTAATGGACTATGGTTTTCATGCCCCAACAATGTCTTTTCCTGTACCAGGCACAATTATGATTGAACCTACTGAAAGTGAGTCTAAGGAGGAGTTAGACCGTTTTTGCGACGCATTGATACAAATTCGTCAAGAGATTAGAGAGGTAGAGTTAGGTATAGCTGATGCTCAAGATAATGTATTGAAAAATGCTCCTCATACTCTTTCTATGGTTGTTGCGGATGAATGGGCGCATAAGTACTCTCGTGAAAAAGCAGCGTTTCCGTTGCCTTATGTTCGTAAAAATAAATTTTGGGCAAGCGTTGCGCGGGTAAATGATCTGCATGGAGATAGAAATCTTGTTTGTACTTGTCCGCCTATTGAAAGCTATCAAA